Within Carboxydocella sporoproducens DSM 16521, the genomic segment GCGGGAAAATCATTTGCGGGTCGAAGACCTGGTTTATCCTCTTTTTGTTACTCAGGGCCAGGGCTTTCGCAAGGAAATTGAATCCATGCCAGGGGTAGCCCAGCTTTCAGTGGATCTGGCAGTGGAAGAAGCGCAGAAGGCAGCTGAACTGGGGATCCCGGCAGTTATCCTGTTTGGTATTCCCGCCTACAAGGATGAAACAGGCAGCAGTGCCTGGGCCGAGGATGAGGCAGTGCAAAGAGCTGTGCGGGAAATCAAAAAGACAGTACCGCAGCTGCTGGTGATTACCGATGTTTGCCTCTGTGAATATACCAGCCATGGGCATTGTGGCCTGCTTCAGGGCCAAGAAGTGGCCAATGATCCTACCCTGGAGTTACTGGCCCGCACAGCTCTCAGCCATGCCCGGGCCGGGGCGGACATCGTGGCTCCGTCGGATATGATGGACGGCAGGGTGGCAGCCATTCGCACCATGCTGGACCACCATGGCTATCAGGATGTTGCCATCATGTCCTATGCGGTTAAATATGCTTCTGCTTATTATGGCCCTTTTCGGGAGGTAGCCGAATCGGCACCGCAATTCGGAGATCGCAAGGCTTATCAGATGGATCCTGCCAATAGCCGGGAAGCATTAAAAGAGGTTGCCCTTGATCTGGAAGAAGGAGCCGATATTGTCATGGTCAAGCCGGCTCTGGCTTACATGGATATAATCCGTCAGGTCAAGGATGCAGTGGTGGTACCAGTGGCAGCCTATAATGTCAGCGGTGAATATACCATGATCAAGGCTGCGGCCCGTCTGGGCTGGATAGATGAAAAACGGATTGTGCTGGAAACGATGCTTGGCTTTAAACGGGCCGGGGCTGATATAATCCTGACCTATCATGCCCTGGATGTAGCGAAGTGGTTGAAGGAGGGCTATTAATGATTATTTCCTGGAATACTACTAATCAATGCAACATGTATTGTGAACATTGCTACCGGGATGCAGGAGCCAAAGCTTCAGAGGAATTGTCCACCGAAGAAGGCAAGGCTTTGCTGGAGGAAATAGCTAAAGCTGGCTTTAAGATAATGATTTTCAGTGGTGGCGAGCCTCTCATGCGGCCGGATATTTTCGAGCTGGTGGAACATGCCGTTAAGCTGGGGCTGCGGCCGGTGTTTGGTACCAACGGTACTCTGATAACTCCGGAAGTGGCCCGCCGCCTGAAAGAAGTAGGCACTATGGGTGTGGGTATTTCTCTGGACAGCATTGATGCAGACAAGCACGATAAATTCAGAGCCTATCCCGGCGCCTGGCGTGATGCTCTCAAGGGCATGAAAAATTGCCGGGATGCCGGCTTACCGTTCCAGATCCATACCACAGTAGTAGACTGGAACTATGATGAAGTGGAAAAGATCACTGACCTGGCGGTGGGAATGGGGGCGGTGGCTCACCATATCTTCTTCCTGGTGCCTACC encodes:
- the hemB gene encoding porphobilinogen synthase; amino-acid sequence: MGFPVNRPRRLRRNETMRRLVRENHLRVEDLVYPLFVTQGQGFRKEIESMPGVAQLSVDLAVEEAQKAAELGIPAVILFGIPAYKDETGSSAWAEDEAVQRAVREIKKTVPQLLVITDVCLCEYTSHGHCGLLQGQEVANDPTLELLARTALSHARAGADIVAPSDMMDGRVAAIRTMLDHHGYQDVAIMSYAVKYASAYYGPFREVAESAPQFGDRKAYQMDPANSREALKEVALDLEEGADIVMVKPALAYMDIIRQVKDAVVVPVAAYNVSGEYTMIKAAARLGWIDEKRIVLETMLGFKRAGADIILTYHALDVAKWLKEGY
- the nirJ2 gene encoding putative heme d1 biosynthesis radical SAM protein NirJ2 — its product is MIISWNTTNQCNMYCEHCYRDAGAKASEELSTEEGKALLEEIAKAGFKIMIFSGGEPLMRPDIFELVEHAVKLGLRPVFGTNGTLITPEVARRLKEVGTMGVGISLDSIDADKHDKFRAYPGAWRDALKGMKNCRDAGLPFQIHTTVVDWNYDEVEKITDLAVGMGAVAHHIFFLVPTGRAVNIEEESLRAEQYEALLTRIMKKQQEVDIELKPTCAPQFMRIAKEMGMDLRFGRGCLAGTSYCIISPKGDVQPCAYLNIPLGNVRDIPFSKIWAENPVLQELRTLNYSGGCGVCKYKKICGGCRARAAFYNNGDYMAEEPWCLYHGRKGY